In Chitinophaga sp. H8, a single genomic region encodes these proteins:
- a CDS encoding phosphatidylglycerol lysyltransferase domain-containing protein, whose translation MNAGFIKKLHWKELLAILFLLLAIYFFRSQRHELSSLLPAIRKADRSWVWIGIFVTAVYILLQALMYVYSFSAVGGKLGLGKSAELFLKRNLLSVFLPAGGISSLAYLPENIRRTQVNKQQVHQASGIYGFVGILSVFVVGIPVVVYAMLHAAAMKDAIWGLIVISILLLAVVWMVRSMQTRGLAYRQLVKYFPRVALQVDELFSFQLAGGAFVKTVLASVCIEIAGVAHLYISMLAVGVHPSLEAACVGYIVATIFLIISPFLRGLGAIELSLAYLLTGYGFTTLEALEITLLFRLFEFWLPLIGGLLAFGLKGRNLVLRLVPPVLIFLLGLVNMFSVLTPPLSSRMHLLRAYIPGTSIHASNLLVVFSGLVLLVTATFLFRGLRSAWVVALLVSLLSAFGHISKALDYEEASLALITCIILLITAGQYRVKGNPQLMNIGIVTALATFMVVLIFGTIGFYFLNVRHFGMEFTWIQSLRHALHGFLLLEDDGLLPITRFGKEFMSVIHFLGVSAWAFLFYTIIRPYLHVTRQSNSAWEKARFYLSQYGDSAMDYFKMGADKLLFISDAYEGFIAYRIANGFAIVLEEPVCSEENKLALLQEFDQQCRKMGLKPAFYRVAEDSTYYFNLLKKKTVLIGQEAIMDLRTFTLSGKDKKSLRNGLNSLMNKGYVTTLHPAPQSAAMLAALKSVSAEWLEQYEVKEMTFSQGWFDEDMIRQQDVITVTDATNKVVAFLNIIPSYAPGECTYDLIRKRTDAPGGCMDALIIALVQHAQEKGMQYLNLGLVPMSGIIQPQNTAEKVVKFAYEKLKHFRHYKGLREFKDKYATMWTNKYLVYEHDFDLLQLPGALNKVMQP comes from the coding sequence ATGAATGCTGGATTTATAAAAAAACTTCACTGGAAAGAATTGCTGGCCATATTGTTCCTGTTGCTGGCTATTTATTTTTTCAGGTCGCAACGGCATGAATTATCTTCCCTGCTCCCTGCTATCAGGAAGGCCGACCGTAGCTGGGTATGGATAGGTATCTTTGTTACTGCTGTCTATATTTTATTGCAGGCGCTGATGTATGTGTACAGTTTCAGTGCCGTGGGTGGAAAGCTGGGATTGGGTAAGTCGGCCGAATTATTCCTGAAACGCAATTTATTATCTGTTTTCCTGCCTGCCGGCGGCATTAGTTCCCTGGCTTATCTGCCGGAAAATATACGCCGTACGCAGGTGAATAAACAACAAGTGCATCAGGCGTCGGGCATCTACGGTTTTGTTGGCATTTTATCTGTGTTTGTAGTAGGGATTCCGGTAGTGGTATATGCTATGCTGCACGCAGCCGCGATGAAAGATGCAATATGGGGGCTGATTGTAATCAGCATATTATTGCTGGCGGTAGTGTGGATGGTACGTTCTATGCAAACCAGGGGGCTGGCTTACCGGCAATTGGTAAAATATTTTCCGAGGGTAGCTTTACAGGTCGATGAACTGTTCAGTTTCCAGCTTGCAGGAGGTGCTTTTGTAAAAACGGTACTGGCATCAGTGTGTATAGAAATAGCAGGCGTTGCGCATTTATATATCAGCATGTTGGCCGTAGGGGTACACCCTTCCCTGGAAGCGGCTTGTGTGGGGTATATCGTAGCCACCATTTTTCTGATCATCTCTCCTTTTTTACGCGGATTGGGTGCTATAGAGCTGTCGCTGGCCTATTTGCTGACCGGCTATGGTTTTACTACCCTGGAAGCATTGGAAATCACGCTTTTGTTCCGGCTATTTGAATTCTGGTTACCGCTGATCGGAGGGTTGCTGGCCTTTGGATTAAAAGGACGTAACCTCGTACTGCGATTGGTGCCGCCGGTGCTTATTTTTTTACTGGGGCTGGTCAACATGTTCTCTGTACTTACCCCGCCTTTGTCCAGCCGTATGCATTTATTGAGGGCTTATATACCTGGTACTTCCATACATGCGTCTAATTTGCTGGTGGTATTTTCGGGGCTTGTGCTGCTGGTAACGGCTACCTTTCTGTTCAGGGGATTGCGCAGTGCCTGGGTAGTAGCCTTGCTGGTATCCTTGCTTTCCGCTTTTGGTCATATCAGTAAAGCATTAGATTATGAAGAAGCATCCCTGGCATTGATTACCTGTATTATCCTGTTGATTACTGCCGGTCAGTACCGGGTAAAAGGCAATCCTCAGCTGATGAATATTGGTATCGTGACAGCACTGGCCACTTTTATGGTGGTACTGATATTTGGGACAATAGGTTTTTATTTTCTGAATGTACGGCACTTTGGGATGGAGTTTACCTGGATACAGTCCCTGCGTCATGCGCTGCATGGTTTTTTATTACTGGAAGATGATGGGTTATTGCCGATAACACGTTTCGGAAAAGAGTTTATGTCGGTGATTCATTTTCTGGGAGTGAGTGCCTGGGCTTTTTTATTTTATACGATCATACGCCCCTATCTTCATGTAACCCGGCAATCCAATAGTGCGTGGGAGAAAGCACGGTTTTACCTGAGTCAGTATGGTGATTCTGCGATGGATTATTTTAAAATGGGAGCAGATAAGTTATTATTCATATCAGATGCTTATGAGGGATTTATCGCTTACCGGATAGCCAATGGTTTTGCGATAGTGCTGGAGGAGCCTGTTTGCAGCGAGGAGAATAAGCTGGCATTATTACAGGAATTTGATCAGCAATGCCGGAAGATGGGATTAAAGCCAGCTTTTTACCGGGTAGCAGAAGACAGTACCTATTACTTTAATCTGCTTAAAAAGAAAACGGTACTGATAGGGCAGGAAGCGATTATGGACCTGCGCACTTTTACCCTGAGTGGTAAGGATAAGAAGTCTTTGCGCAATGGGTTAAACAGCTTGATGAATAAGGGATATGTTACCACTTTGCATCCTGCTCCCCAATCGGCTGCTATGCTGGCGGCACTAAAATCGGTTTCTGCAGAATGGCTGGAACAGTATGAAGTGAAAGAAATGACCTTTTCGCAGGGTTGGTTTGATGAGGACATGATCCGGCAGCAGGATGTGATTACAGTTACAGACGCAACAAACAAGGTGGTTGCTTTTTTAAATATCATACCCAGCTATGCCCCAGGGGAATGTACCTATGACCTTATCCGGAAAAGGACAGATGCGCCCGGTGGGTGTATGGATGCATTGATCATTGCATTGGTACAGCATGCGCAGGAAAAGGGAATGCAATACCTTAATCTGGGTTTGGTACCTATGTCGGGAATTATACAACCGCAAAACACGGCAGAAAAAGTGGTGAAGTTTGCTTATGAAAAGCTGAAACATTTCCGGCATTATAAAGGGTTACGGGAGTTTAAAGATAAGTATGCCACTATGTGGACAAATAAGTATCTGGTATATGAGCATGATTTTGACCTGCTGCAGTTACCCGGTGCATTGAATAAGGTAATGCAGCCATGA
- a CDS encoding DUF6443 domain-containing protein — translation MRNISAYSLFIIIWSILTSVGGVVYGQNVPGGAGRATAVPLTPPSTYTNSKINYIRTWEPSMPTTDTAVVTAVGRTVSEVKQTTQYFDELGRPIQMVSKGISTSGKDIVAPVIYDAYGREQLKYLPYVPQSGNVSDGKFKTDPFNSQRSFYQNNTLNPGAAGESVYYSNTDYEISPLNRVLRTFAPGNSWAKNDLSTVERGGDRPVRYTYYGNDVNDSVRIWNMPIGGVLPTSTGFYAPGKLYKNRTSDEMNNAVEEFKDKQGRLVKKKVRKEYYSSNAHSGWLCTYYVYDDLGNLRFVIPPLATEKLLGNWNVAPLASELCFQYQYDERNRMIMKKVPGAGPVYMVYDVRDRLVFTQDSVQRAKSPQEWLVNFYDGLNRPVMTALYKANTTRAALQSSMNTALTNTANISHTFPGASDLIVGSYDGSTELYEATQSISFLDGFESTTGATFLAEINPAASTSITIPATNPLPGIAASSLTPLSYTFYDNYNYKDRIVPVNGDLGKPQAGSNAYAETPTISNLTNGLVTGTKTLVLGTNKWLTTTNYYDAKGRVVQILSDNINGGADVLTSQYDFSGKLISSFQRHSNLKSITPESSVLTMLQYDVGGRPVATKKKFNDLAGLERTIAENTYDELGQLKTKRLGVTGPTAQLEVLNYEYNIRGWLKSINKDYVNTTLNNVSHFGQELSYDYGFTVKNQFNGNIAGIKWKGWNDKIPRAYGYDYDSSGRIITADFSQQNTSGASWTRNVMDYSVSGIAYDENGNIKAMNQKGMVGTEIRTIDQLTYAYQANSNKLLAVADPSNTATAKLGDFINGTNSGNDYSYDGNGNLMVDLNKGIASITYNHLNLPQTITISGKGSINYQYDAAGNKLRKTVIDNTVTPSKTTSTDYINGFVYENDTLRFAGHEEGRIRVVYKTGQSPDYTFDYFVKDHLGNVRMVLTEQSDLSMYAATMETMEAPKENALFSNIDNSRTAKPVGYPQDQTTPQNEFVAKLNAKDGGKKIGPSLVLRVMAGDTIQIGAKAFYKSQGPQENKHPAPVEDMLASLVQAFNGSGQGEQSHAVVSAEPASPFANNFTSSDYQRLQQKDPDQFKQDKPKAYLNFVLFNDQFNLVEENSGVKQVQGEPDQLQTLAKDNMVVQQSGFLYVYTSNESPQDVFFDNVMVTLASGPVLEETHYYPFGLTMAGISSNVLRGSNYPENRMKYNGIELQNKEFNDGTGLEMYEAPLRSLDPQIGRWWQIDPKIGDMEGWSPYTSNFNNPISFKDPRGDFPWIIIPIVVGLLTVSQPAVAPTGKPSDVPAIRAARDNAGIHTIASFASGGVKPLASLFERNPAVQGGKMDDLSKKQGFDRHEIPSASSLKNTGKAEKGEAPAVQTPTSLHAETGSFGGYRSAREYRAVEEGLLNEGKFEDAFRMGVDNLRVVMKENPQMLKDAKVTTKDMEKGIKQMENYFRDVLLPKLQKGLNK, via the coding sequence ATGCGTAATATCTCTGCCTATTCCTTATTTATAATCATATGGAGCATATTGACGAGCGTAGGAGGTGTTGTATACGGGCAAAATGTTCCAGGTGGAGCAGGTCGTGCAACAGCAGTGCCATTAACTCCCCCCTCAACTTATACTAATTCTAAGATTAATTATATCCGTACCTGGGAACCCAGTATGCCGACAACAGATACTGCTGTAGTCACAGCTGTTGGCAGAACTGTTAGTGAAGTGAAGCAAACAACCCAATATTTTGATGAACTAGGCCGCCCGATACAAATGGTAAGCAAGGGAATAAGTACATCAGGAAAAGATATTGTTGCTCCGGTGATATATGATGCTTATGGTCGGGAACAATTAAAGTACCTGCCTTATGTGCCACAAAGTGGTAACGTAAGTGATGGGAAGTTTAAAACAGATCCTTTTAATAGCCAGCGTTCATTTTATCAGAATAATACGTTAAATCCAGGAGCAGCTGGGGAGAGTGTATACTATAGCAACACGGATTATGAAATATCACCATTGAATCGCGTATTAAGAACTTTTGCACCAGGTAATAGCTGGGCAAAAAATGATCTTTCCACTGTTGAAAGGGGAGGTGACAGGCCGGTACGTTATACTTATTATGGAAATGATGTAAATGATTCTGTGCGTATCTGGAATATGCCGATCGGTGGCGTTTTACCTACCAGTACAGGTTTTTATGCGCCTGGGAAGTTGTATAAAAATCGCACATCCGACGAAATGAACAATGCGGTAGAGGAGTTTAAGGATAAACAAGGACGTTTGGTTAAAAAGAAAGTGCGAAAGGAATATTACAGCAGTAATGCACATAGTGGATGGCTTTGTACTTATTACGTATATGATGACCTTGGAAATCTGCGTTTTGTAATTCCTCCTTTGGCTACCGAAAAACTCCTGGGTAACTGGAATGTGGCCCCTTTAGCGAGTGAACTTTGCTTTCAATATCAGTATGATGAACGTAATCGTATGATTATGAAGAAGGTGCCAGGAGCAGGCCCTGTATATATGGTATATGATGTCAGAGATCGTCTTGTATTTACCCAGGATTCTGTGCAGCGTGCGAAGTCCCCGCAGGAGTGGCTGGTGAATTTTTATGATGGGTTGAACAGGCCTGTAATGACGGCACTGTATAAAGCAAATACTACCCGTGCTGCCTTGCAGAGCAGTATGAATACAGCCCTTACTAATACAGCTAACATATCCCATACATTTCCAGGGGCTTCCGATCTCATAGTAGGATCTTATGACGGTAGTACAGAACTTTATGAAGCTACTCAAAGCATAAGCTTTCTGGATGGGTTTGAGTCAACTACCGGGGCAACCTTTCTGGCAGAAATTAACCCTGCTGCAAGTACCAGTATAACTATTCCTGCTACAAATCCATTGCCAGGAATAGCAGCCAGCTCTTTGACTCCTTTATCATATACGTTTTATGATAACTACAATTACAAGGATAGGATCGTACCCGTAAATGGCGATCTTGGGAAGCCACAGGCAGGAAGCAATGCTTATGCTGAAACACCAACAATAAGTAATTTGACAAATGGTCTGGTGACAGGTACTAAAACGCTCGTATTAGGAACTAACAAATGGCTTACTACAACTAACTATTACGATGCAAAAGGAAGGGTAGTACAAATATTGTCGGATAATATTAATGGAGGAGCAGATGTACTTACCAGTCAATATGATTTCAGTGGAAAGCTAATAAGCAGTTTTCAACGGCATAGCAACTTGAAAAGCATTACCCCTGAAAGCAGTGTCCTGACAATGCTGCAGTATGATGTGGGTGGCCGCCCGGTTGCCACGAAAAAGAAATTTAATGATCTGGCAGGGCTTGAAAGAACAATTGCAGAAAATACTTATGACGAATTAGGTCAATTAAAGACCAAACGGCTGGGGGTAACTGGCCCAACAGCTCAGTTGGAGGTTTTGAATTATGAATATAATATCCGGGGATGGCTAAAGAGTATCAATAAGGATTATGTTAATACTACCTTAAATAATGTCAGCCATTTTGGACAGGAGCTGAGCTATGATTATGGATTTACTGTCAAAAATCAGTTTAATGGTAATATCGCAGGCATAAAGTGGAAAGGGTGGAATGATAAAATACCACGGGCCTACGGTTATGATTATGATAGTTCCGGACGAATAATTACAGCTGATTTCAGCCAACAAAACACAAGTGGAGCAAGTTGGACACGTAACGTAATGGATTATTCTGTAAGTGGCATTGCTTATGATGAGAATGGCAATATAAAAGCCATGAATCAAAAAGGGATGGTGGGTACTGAAATCCGTACTATTGACCAATTAACTTATGCTTATCAGGCAAATAGTAATAAATTATTGGCAGTTGCTGATCCAAGTAATACTGCCACTGCAAAACTTGGAGATTTTATTAATGGTACCAATTCTGGGAATGACTACTCGTATGATGGAAATGGAAATCTGATGGTTGATCTTAATAAAGGCATTGCTTCAATTACTTATAATCATTTAAATCTACCACAAACAATTACTATCAGTGGAAAGGGTAGTATTAACTATCAATACGATGCTGCTGGTAATAAGCTAAGGAAAACAGTTATTGATAATACTGTAACCCCTTCTAAAACTACTTCTACAGATTATATTAATGGTTTTGTCTACGAAAATGATACTTTGCGATTTGCAGGGCATGAAGAGGGCCGGATAAGGGTAGTTTATAAAACAGGGCAATCTCCGGATTATACATTTGATTATTTTGTGAAGGACCACCTGGGTAATGTACGGATGGTACTGACTGAGCAAAGTGATCTGAGTATGTATGCCGCGACGATGGAAACTATGGAAGCTCCGAAGGAGAACGCTTTGTTCAGCAATATTGATAACAGCCGCACTGCTAAGCCGGTTGGTTATCCTCAGGATCAAACTACTCCACAAAATGAATTTGTAGCCAAACTGAATGCCAAGGATGGTGGGAAGAAAATAGGCCCCTCCCTGGTGCTTAGGGTAATGGCAGGAGATACAATACAAATAGGTGCTAAAGCATTCTATAAATCGCAAGGCCCGCAGGAGAATAAGCATCCCGCACCGGTGGAAGATATGCTTGCCTCCCTGGTACAGGCTTTTAACGGAAGTGGACAAGGGGAGCAATCACATGCAGTGGTTTCAGCCGAACCTGCTTCCCCATTTGCCAATAATTTTACCAGCAGCGATTATCAGCGTCTCCAACAAAAGGACCCTGACCAGTTTAAGCAGGATAAACCTAAAGCCTACCTGAATTTTGTATTGTTCAATGATCAGTTTAATTTAGTAGAAGAGAATAGTGGGGTAAAACAGGTACAGGGGGAACCTGATCAGCTGCAAACCTTGGCAAAGGATAATATGGTGGTACAACAGAGCGGGTTCTTGTATGTATACACCAGTAATGAAAGCCCGCAAGATGTGTTCTTTGATAATGTAATGGTAACACTTGCCAGTGGTCCTGTTTTAGAGGAAACGCATTATTACCCGTTTGGATTGACGATGGCGGGGATTAGTTCGAATGTTTTGAGGGGCAGTAATTATCCGGAGAACCGGATGAAATACAATGGAATAGAGCTACAAAATAAGGAATTTAATGATGGTACGGGCTTGGAAATGTATGAGGCCCCATTAAGATCATTAGATCCTCAGATAGGCAGATGGTGGCAGATTGATCCAAAGATTGGTGATATGGAAGGCTGGTCACCTTACACTTCCAACTTTAATAATCCTATTAGTTTTAAGGATCCCAGAGGTGATTTCCCATGGATTATTATTCCAATTGTAGTGGGATTGTTAACTGTTTCTCAACCAGCAGTAGCTCCTACAGGAAAACCTTCTGATGTTCCGGCAATAAGGGCCGCAAGAGATAATGCTGGAATTCATACAATTGCTAGCTTTGCTTCTGGAGGTGTAAAACCTTTAGCCAGCTTATTTGAACGAAATCCAGCGGTGCAAGGCGGAAAAATGGATGATCTTTCTAAAAAACAAGGTTTTGATAGGCATGAAATTCCGTCTGCTTCATCCTTGAAGAATACTGGTAAGGCGGAAAAGGGCGAAGCGCCAGCAGTGCAGACACCTACCTCATTGCATGCGGAAACAGGCAGTTTTGGGGGGTATAGATCAGCTAGGGAATATAGAGCAGTTGAAGAAGGATTGCTGAATGAAGGAAAGTTTGAAGATGCATTTAGGATGGGAGTAGATAATCTACGTGTTGTAATGAAGGAAAACCCTCAAATGCTAAAAGATGCAAAAGTTACAACAAAGGATATGGAGAAAGGTATTAAGCAGATGGAAAACTATTTTAGAGACGTTTTATTACCTAAATTACAGAAAGGATTAAATAAATAG
- a CDS encoding LytR/AlgR family response regulator transcription factor, which produces MTSSLPSGSKLKLNCIIIGDNPPGMPNLDQYASQTPFIFLANRYASVADAYVMLSTELIHVVLLGQNVPETEEFFLMDTRLENTLPFLILSYPDNSSQPFTIYSMDLLQAPFTFERFLEVAQRVYNLIYQHATDVPPKKYDDHFMIACEDNQDEKIYYDQLQVVEVLNDFIHLHTLQQIHTTQVTLDWITAQLPASLFMRVHSWYIINFNFVTEVSKEYVMLGHIKVPIMANVSAEVAKRFKRMHGY; this is translated from the coding sequence ATGACCTCTAGTCTTCCTTCAGGCAGCAAATTAAAATTGAATTGTATTATCATCGGTGATAACCCTCCCGGTATGCCCAACCTGGACCAGTATGCAAGCCAGACGCCTTTTATATTCCTGGCCAACCGTTACGCTTCTGTAGCGGATGCCTATGTCATGCTCAGCACAGAACTCATTCATGTAGTGCTGCTGGGGCAGAACGTACCAGAAACAGAAGAATTTTTCCTGATGGACACCCGCCTCGAAAATACATTGCCATTTCTCATCCTCTCCTATCCCGACAACAGCTCCCAACCCTTTACCATTTACTCCATGGACTTATTACAAGCTCCTTTTACTTTTGAAAGATTTCTGGAGGTAGCACAAAGAGTATATAACCTCATCTACCAACATGCAACAGATGTTCCTCCTAAAAAATATGATGATCATTTTATGATTGCCTGCGAGGATAATCAGGATGAAAAAATCTATTACGATCAACTGCAGGTGGTAGAAGTATTAAATGATTTTATACACCTGCATACCCTTCAGCAAATTCACACGACCCAGGTAACACTCGACTGGATCACCGCTCAATTACCAGCTTCCCTGTTTATGCGGGTGCATAGCTGGTATATTATCAACTTTAACTTTGTGACGGAAGTAAGCAAAGAATATGTGATGCTGGGGCATATAAAAGTGCCTATTATGGCTAATGTAAGTGCAGAAGTGGCTAAACGCTTTAAAAGAATGCATGGCTATTAA
- a CDS encoding AcvB/VirJ family lysyl-phosphatidylglycerol hydrolase, giving the protein MVRTLLTACVFLVASQQLVAQTALPVVARPAAGSQQPLILYITGDGGMKQFSTKVVTAFQDHNYPVVALNALKYFWTRKAPEKAAADITVLIRQYQAQWHLGPEVILVGYSMGADVMPFVYNALPEEMKAKVQQLVLLSPSQFTDMEVHLSSMMGMSGNKGMSVAEALNRIIHTPLLLIFGEQEKDFSLAALTIRGYKHLVLPGGHTYGDDAAGVVGKIVEILSGKHE; this is encoded by the coding sequence ATGGTACGGACACTTTTAACAGCCTGTGTATTCCTGGTGGCCAGTCAGCAGCTGGTAGCACAAACCGCATTGCCGGTAGTAGCCAGGCCAGCTGCTGGCAGTCAGCAACCTTTGATCTTATATATTACGGGAGATGGCGGGATGAAGCAGTTTTCCACGAAAGTGGTGACTGCCTTTCAGGACCATAATTATCCCGTAGTAGCCCTCAATGCCCTCAAGTACTTCTGGACCAGAAAGGCGCCGGAAAAGGCGGCAGCCGATATTACTGTGTTGATCCGGCAATACCAGGCCCAGTGGCATCTGGGGCCGGAGGTGATATTGGTAGGATATTCTATGGGCGCAGATGTAATGCCTTTTGTTTATAATGCTTTACCGGAAGAAATGAAAGCAAAGGTGCAGCAACTGGTTTTATTATCTCCCTCTCAATTTACAGATATGGAAGTACATCTCTCCAGCATGATGGGTATGTCTGGTAATAAGGGGATGAGTGTGGCAGAAGCTTTGAACCGCATCATACATACCCCGTTGTTACTGATCTTCGGGGAGCAGGAAAAAGATTTCAGCCTGGCAGCATTAACGATCCGCGGTTATAAGCACCTGGTTCTGCCCGGGGGGCATACCTATGGGGATGATGCAGCGGGGGTAGTGGGAAAGATCGTGGAAATATTGTCGGGAAAGCATGAATAA
- a CDS encoding universal stress protein, giving the protein MSGIMIAIDLSPFSVDVVNAGVELARKLQLPVTLLTIVEQSLGVALPEAGPAFIDDWEERLRLAEERMKDFTREHAGVDIKAEVMLGRPKEDTLASAREKGAEMLVIGTRGRTGLEHMLMGSTAEYIIRHSTIPVLVVPFNKGKH; this is encoded by the coding sequence ATGTCAGGAATAATGATTGCGATAGATCTCAGCCCATTTTCTGTAGATGTAGTTAACGCAGGCGTTGAGCTGGCCCGCAAGTTACAATTGCCGGTTACCTTGCTGACAATTGTGGAGCAGTCGCTGGGCGTAGCCTTGCCGGAAGCAGGTCCCGCATTTATAGATGACTGGGAAGAGCGGCTTCGCCTCGCAGAAGAGCGGATGAAGGACTTTACCCGGGAGCATGCCGGTGTGGATATAAAGGCAGAAGTGATGCTGGGCCGTCCAAAGGAGGATACACTGGCATCAGCACGGGAAAAGGGGGCAGAGATGCTGGTAATAGGTACCCGTGGCCGCACTGGCCTGGAGCACATGCTAATGGGCAGTACCGCAGAATACATCATTCGTCACTCCACAATACCCGTATTGGTAGTGCCTTTTAACAAAGGAAAACATTAA
- a CDS encoding HTH domain-containing protein → MPKRYFERLQTVDHLIKIKGTGKPAQLAKRLRISERTLYEFLKMMKDLGAPIEYDRYKETYYYGEKGGFNIRFIKNLVSEGILLLLLAGCYYWFPELAG, encoded by the coding sequence ATGCCCAAGCGTTATTTTGAGCGACTACAGACAGTTGATCATCTGATCAAAATCAAAGGAACAGGCAAACCTGCTCAGTTAGCCAAAAGACTCCGTATTTCAGAACGTACCTTATACGAGTTTCTGAAGATGATGAAAGATTTAGGTGCGCCTATCGAGTACGACCGTTATAAGGAAACTTATTATTACGGTGAAAAAGGAGGCTTTAATATCCGGTTTATTAAAAACCTGGTATCAGAAGGTATCTTACTGCTGCTGCTTGCAGGATGCTATTACTGGTTTCCGGAACTAGCCGGATAA
- a CDS encoding T9SS type A sorting domain-containing protein, protein MQLLYAQSTTYVPANGNVYIYGNDTLAIFGDMINEGNMTAPKGAVINFYGLKWRNDEAATIKDGSSDGYSGDGGIFRFIQPDPVSGNILYQLIKGGYNAAAQRGCSFPNIRVESGPGIVLDDLSDLKVVNTLDLQEGHVFLNGWNLVVGHHTPGNILHYSGQHFIVTGGAFGGGRLYRSNITGASGTVVFPVGTRPDSYTPAGVHNNGQPATFNVGVSDGVLAGLTTGDSLITGSVNKTWETGSSQPGSSITLTLAHLVREEGPLFAANRNSSYIARFNNGAWDLIQEHGTPVSPNTLTTGTPLAEGAMNVRQVNDLGSNHYFTKLIADKVRSPEATRLDFFEAYRTSEDTVLLKWITGKENNCAGFTVQRRFPADTGFTAIGYVRSTAPGGYSSIPLGYDYKDPQRSEGFIFYRLKVEMKDGTFFYSQIRVVKGTRTRGDVVVWPNPLAGNTIHIYYGAAVHIKAIGLIDVLGRRLLTQTLSQPLQARNYYEMTVPNLAKGVYFLQFLDESNNIIHAEKIIVIQN, encoded by the coding sequence GTGCAGCTTTTGTATGCACAATCTACTACCTATGTGCCTGCTAACGGAAACGTATATATTTACGGGAATGACACCCTCGCTATTTTCGGAGACATGATCAACGAGGGGAACATGACTGCGCCAAAAGGAGCGGTGATCAACTTCTACGGCTTAAAGTGGCGTAATGATGAGGCCGCTACTATTAAAGATGGCAGCAGTGATGGGTATAGCGGAGATGGCGGCATCTTTCGTTTTATACAGCCTGATCCGGTCAGCGGGAATATCCTCTATCAGCTTATAAAGGGAGGGTATAATGCTGCTGCACAGCGGGGCTGCAGCTTCCCGAATATCAGGGTTGAATCCGGCCCTGGTATCGTGCTGGACGATTTAAGTGACCTGAAGGTGGTGAATACCCTGGACCTGCAGGAAGGGCATGTTTTCCTGAATGGCTGGAATCTGGTAGTGGGGCATCATACTCCCGGCAATATCCTGCATTATTCCGGCCAACACTTTATTGTTACCGGTGGCGCATTTGGTGGCGGACGTTTATACCGGAGCAACATTACCGGCGCCAGTGGTACTGTTGTGTTTCCTGTGGGTACCCGTCCGGACAGCTACACCCCCGCAGGAGTTCATAACAACGGACAACCAGCTACTTTTAACGTAGGGGTTTCCGATGGTGTATTGGCAGGGCTTACAACAGGGGATTCGCTCATCACCGGAAGTGTGAATAAAACCTGGGAAACAGGCAGCAGCCAGCCGGGCAGCAGCATTACATTAACGTTGGCACATTTGGTGAGAGAGGAAGGTCCTTTGTTTGCTGCAAATCGTAACAGCAGTTATATTGCCCGGTTTAATAACGGCGCCTGGGACCTTATTCAGGAACATGGTACGCCGGTATCACCTAATACGCTTACAACAGGTACCCCGCTCGCTGAGGGAGCCATGAATGTCCGGCAGGTAAATGACCTGGGCAGCAACCATTACTTCACTAAGCTGATAGCTGATAAAGTACGCAGCCCTGAAGCAACCCGGCTTGATTTTTTTGAGGCTTACCGAACATCGGAAGACACTGTGTTGTTAAAATGGATTACCGGCAAGGAAAATAACTGTGCAGGATTTACAGTGCAAAGAAGATTTCCGGCAGATACCGGCTTTACTGCAATTGGTTATGTGCGCAGTACTGCACCCGGAGGATATAGCAGTATTCCGTTGGGATATGATTATAAAGATCCGCAACGCAGTGAAGGATTTATCTTTTACAGGCTGAAGGTAGAGATGAAAGATGGTACTTTCTTTTACAGTCAGATAAGAGTGGTAAAAGGTACCCGGACAAGGGGCGATGTGGTAGTATGGCCTAATCCACTGGCAGGAAATACCATACATATCTATTATGGTGCAGCCGTTCATATAAAAGCGATTGGTCTTATAGATGTACTTGGCCGCCGTTTGCTGACACAAACATTAAGTCAGCCATTACAAGCCCGGAATTATTACGAGATGACAGTACCTAACCTGGCTAAAGGGGTGTATTTCCTTCAGTTCCTGGATGAATCGAATAATATCATACATGCAGAAAAGATCATTGTTATTCAAAACTGA